ATCCTTTACTTGGCGCAAAAAATGGGCTAATTGTTGGGATGAAGTAAAATACTGTTCTCAACGCTGTCGGCGAAGGAAAAATCTTTAAAGTTTATCTGAAAAACTATTGTTACCTTGTCTTTGCCTGCACTCCCAAACTCTAGAATAACAGTCAAAGGAGCCAATCCTCAGTGTAACATAACTTTCAACCAGTCAAACCGCTTCCTTGTGCATTGGGAATGTGTTTCGCTACATCGCGCTAATGATTTGTCATCAATTACACTGTTTACTGTTCCTAGAGTCATAGAGGATAGCTAGGAGTGTTCAGACCTACCCCTAAAACTGATTAAACAAATCACTATGCCA
This window of the Euhalothece natronophila Z-M001 genome carries:
- a CDS encoding DUF2256 domain-containing protein, coding for MARQHKKSDLPTKTCLVCGRSFTWRKKWANCWDEVKYCSQRCRRRKNL